In the genome of Streptomyces sp. P3, the window TGGCAGGCCAGATGCGACAGGGCGGCGGACCGCGCGGACACCGTCCCCACAGGCGCCGCTTGTTGGGTACAGCGCGTACAGACAAGACGTGGCGCACCTGTCCGGGAGTGCAGTTGCACCGTCCAGATACGCCGCACCGCGACGTGCCCACCGGCAAGCCTCATCGGCGGGTTGCCCTCCTGTCGTTCACTGCCGCCGTGGTCGGTGCGTGCCGGCGAAGGGCACCTGGACGGACACACGGACGGGCAGATTCCCAAATCGTAAACGGCACCCTCTCGCACAAACCGAAAGTGCAGAAATTCGCACTGACATCGCGGGGGACGGGACCGTCGGATAGTCGGGTGCCGATCTTGCAGCCCGAGCCCGACCTCACCGCCCTGCGCGTCACACTGGCGCGTCTGAGGAACGACCGCGGCTGGACCTTCGACGAACTCGCCGCCCGCACCGGCCTGGCCCGGCGCACCGTCATCGACCTCGAACACGGCCGCGGCGCCGGCAACATCACCACCTGGCACGCTCTCGCGCACGCCTTCGACGTCCCCATCGGGGAACTCCTCGGCGCCCTCTGCGACAACCACACCCCGCCTGGCACGCAGGACGCCTGACCCCGCACCCCTCACCGACCAGGGCACCGTAAAATCACCCGAACGGCGAACCGTGCTAGAACACGTGACAGCATGTCAGTTCACCTGTTCGAGCAGGTGGGGCCGTCCGGGGGACACCACAGCCACCACAGGCCCCGCCGGTGAATGCCGCCTGGCACGGTGCCTGCCATGTGCCCCAACCACACCCCCACCAGCCGCCACTGGGACGGCAGCCCCCACACCATCCCTCCGCGCCGCTCCCTCCATGTGGCCCCGCACAGCCCCAGCCGCCTGCTGCGGCACGGCCAAAGCGGCATCTGTCGCAGATGCGGCCACCGCATCGACATCTACCCGCGGCCCGACCAGCGGCCCATCGCCCTGCACCCCGCCGAACTCACCACCCAGAGCGTCCTGGCGGCCTCTCGCTGGCACCTGAGCAGCGGCATCGCCCACCCCCACGACGACGGCAGCGACTGGTGCCGCATCCCCCACGCCGCCCTCTGCCCGGCCCGCACCCCCCACTGCCAGGCCAGCCCACACCTCGACGCGCTGCGCCGCCACCTCGCCGTCCGCACCCGTCGCCTGATCGACACCGGCCACCTCACCCCCACCACACTGGCCCCCGACACCCTGCCCGCCGCCACCGACCACCCCACCCCCCGGCCGGTCGTGAACATGCTGCTGGGCCGCTACCTCGCCGACGGCCCACTCCAGCACATCCGCTGCGTGGCCCAGACCCGCCACCGGCAGCGATGCCCCCAGCCCGTCCTGAACCCCGCCAGCCCGGCCGGAACCTGGAGACTGCTGCCCACCGGCCCGCACCGTCGCCAACTGCCCCTTACCGCCACCCTGATGGCCGTCTACGACCTCGGCTCCCTGCCCCACACCGAACAGCGACGCTGGCGCACCCAACACTGCCCCGCCCATGCCGCCCTCACCGCAGCCGCCGACCTCACCGTGACCACCTGGCAGATCTTCGACCCGCTCCGGCACACCGCCCACATCCACGCCCGCCTGCCCCACCCCACGGCCAGCCGGCGCCGGCAGGGATGACCATGCCGCACCACGCCCTGGAGATCACCCTCACCCGCCCCCTCTCCCCGACAGCCCTGCACCGCGCCGCCCGCGTCCTCCCGCTCGCGGCCAACCACGACGCCACCCGCCTCATGGCCCTCATGCCCGCCAAGACCCCCAGCCGGGCCCTGCACCGGTTGCGCCACCGCCTCGAGGCACGGCTGCCCATCGACGTGATCACCACGCACTACCCGGACACCGACCACACCGTGCTGCTCAACGTGGCCTTCCCCCCGGCCGTCCACGCCGCCCTCAAGACCCAGGCCCAACACGCAGCCCAGACACCCGAGCGCTTCCTGGAACTGGCCGTCCGCCGCGACCTGGCCCAACACGCCGACCAGGAGACCGACCGCCTCGACCGCGCCGTACGCCGGCTCCTCGCCCACACCAACCCCGCCTACTTGCTGTCCGCCGTCGGCCAGGCGCTCACCCGACTCCCCGAAAGCCCCGCCCCATGAAACCCACCGACGAACAAACCGCAGCCGCCGACGCCTTCCATGCCGGGGACCACCTCGCCCTGCAGGCGGGCGCCGGCACCGGCAAGACCACCACCCTGGCCCTGCTCGCCCACAGCACCACCCGCCGCGGCCGCTACTTCGCCTACAACCGGGCCATCGCCCAGGACGCACGCGCACGCTTCCCTGCCACCGTCCAGTGCAAGACCGCCCACGCCCTCGCCTACGCCGCCGTCGGCCACCAATACAGCCGCCGCCTGAACGCTCCCCGCCGCCCGGCGTGGCAGACCGGCCAAGCACTCGGCCTCACCAAGAACATCCGCATCGGCGAACGCGACGTGACACAGAAAGCCCTCGCCAATGCCACCCTGCGCACCGTCACCCGCTTCTGCCACACTGCGGACGAGGCCATCACCCGCCACCACGTGCCCCGTCTACGTGGCCTGGAAGACACAGACCTCCACGCCGAACTCGTCAGCCACATCGTGCCGTTCGCTCAAAAAGCCTGGGCCGACCTGCAGCACCCCGACGACGGTTCGGTCCGATTCGACCACGACCACTACCTGAAAATGTGGGCACTCACCCGGCCCCGCATCGACGCCCACTTCCTGCTCCTGGACGAGGCACAGGACACCAACCCCGTCGTCGAACAGATCTTCCTCGCCCAGCGCGACCACACCCAGCTGGTCATGGTCGGCGACTCCGCCCAGGCCATCTACCAGTGGCGGGGCGCCAAAGACGTCATGACCGGCTTCGACGGCACCCAGCTGGCCCTGTCCCAGTCCTTCCGCTTCGGCCCCGACCTTGCCGCGGAGGCAAACCGCTGGCTGCGCCTCGCCGACGCCCCCATCCGCCTCACCGGCACCCCCACCGTGCCCACCGAACTCGGCCCCGTCACCCAGCCGGACGCCGTGCTGTGCCGCACCAACGTCGGCGCCATGGCCCAGGTCATGACCCTCATGGCGGCGGGCAAACGGGTCGCCCTGGCAGGGGGAGGAGACAGCCTCCAGGCCCTGGCTCTCGCGGCCCGCGACCTGAAAGAAGGCCGCCGCACCCATCACCCCGAACTGATCCTCTTCCCCTGCTGGGGAGACTTGCAGGACTACGCCGCACACGATCCGGCCGGCCGCGACGTGCAGCCGCTCGTCCACCTCGTCGACACCCACGGCACCGACGCCATCCTCACAGCAGTCGCCCACCTCACCCCCGAACCGCACGCCCAGGTCACCGTCTCAACCGCCCACAAGGCCAAAGGGCGCGAATGGCCCCGCGTGCTCATCGCGGACGACTTCGCGCGCGCCCACGACAACAACGCCAGCGACCAGGCAGACAACACACCACCACCTGACCCCATCGATGACGCCGAAGCCCGCCTGGCCTACGTGGCCGTCACCCGCACCCGTCAGCGCCTCGACCTGGGCGGGCTGTCCTGGATCCACGACCACCCCGACGGCACCCCGCCCCGTTAGAGACCAAGGAAGCACACCGGGCAAGTCCGTCCGCGCGCTGCTGCCAGCCGCCGGCCAGGCGGCCGGCGCGGCCCACCAGGGCGAGTGAAGCCTCCAGGCCATGAACAGCCAGCCGCTCCCCAGCACCACCCGTAGCCGCAGCCGCCCACCGCATAATCGAGAGCACCGACACGCGCTACGCGGCACAGGCACGCCGCACCGGTGCGACTGCGCCTGCGCGAACACACCATCCTGGCGAAGATCGCTGCCAGGTTCGGGATCAGCAAGTCCACCGCCCATGCCTACACGAGCACGGTCATCCACCTGCTCGCCGAACGTTCGCCGGGTCTGCTGAAGGGGCTGCGCGAGACCGAGGCGGACTTCGTCCTGCTGGACGGCACCGTCGCCAAGTGCGACCGGGGCGGCGACGGACGGGCCGACTATTCCCACAAGCACCGCCAGCACTGCGTGAACGTGCAGGTGGTCACCGATCCGGGCGGCTGGCTGCTGTGGATCTCACCCGCACTGGCCGACCACACTCACGACCTGAGCTCTGCCGACACCCGATGGATCATCCGCATCTGCGAGCGCCAGGGCATCCCCATCCTGGCAGACCTCGCCTACCAGGGCGGCGGCCTCTAGCTAGCTGCCGTCCTCACCCTGGAGCAGCAACGCTGAAGAAGCTCGTTGATCCATCAGACCGCCGCAAAATCACGCCAACAGAAAAGGTATCTATGCCCTGCCGAGGCGGGGTGGGGTCCGTTCGGTGACGCTGCTGATCGCGCGGGCCGACGGATCGTTCTGGCTTGGCTCTGCATCGGCCGAATGGCTGAGACGGCGACGGGACGAGTTTGACGGTTTGAGGCTCTTGGTCCTCCACCTTCAGGCGGCTTCTCCTGTGAGTCATCCTCGGAGCTGACGCAGCGCCATACCTGAGGATGACCAGGCCCGTTCCGCCATCAGCTTGAGGTGGTCAGTAGTTCGGCTGATCCGGAGGGAGAGGTGCGGACCGGACGATTGAAGGACTCCCCAGCCCGGTGCGCGCCGTACGCGCGCACCGGGCTGTCCGCGCCTCGATCGGAGCACGACCTCGTGACCACCTTGCCGCCCGCTTCCCGCACTCCCACCCTGGCCGCCCGCGCCACCGACCTGTCCAAGGTCTACGGGCAGGGCGATACCC includes:
- a CDS encoding DUF6083 domain-containing protein, encoding MCPNHTPTSRHWDGSPHTIPPRRSLHVAPHSPSRLLRHGQSGICRRCGHRIDIYPRPDQRPIALHPAELTTQSVLAASRWHLSSGIAHPHDDGSDWCRIPHAALCPARTPHCQASPHLDALRRHLAVRTRRLIDTGHLTPTTLAPDTLPAATDHPTPRPVVNMLLGRYLADGPLQHIRCVAQTRHRQRCPQPVLNPASPAGTWRLLPTGPHRRQLPLTATLMAVYDLGSLPHTEQRRWRTQHCPAHAALTAAADLTVTTWQIFDPLRHTAHIHARLPHPTASRRRQG
- a CDS encoding helix-turn-helix transcriptional regulator, translating into MPILQPEPDLTALRVTLARLRNDRGWTFDELAARTGLARRTVIDLEHGRGAGNITTWHALAHAFDVPIGELLGALCDNHTPPGTQDA
- a CDS encoding UvrD-helicase domain-containing protein; protein product: MKPTDEQTAAADAFHAGDHLALQAGAGTGKTTTLALLAHSTTRRGRYFAYNRAIAQDARARFPATVQCKTAHALAYAAVGHQYSRRLNAPRRPAWQTGQALGLTKNIRIGERDVTQKALANATLRTVTRFCHTADEAITRHHVPRLRGLEDTDLHAELVSHIVPFAQKAWADLQHPDDGSVRFDHDHYLKMWALTRPRIDAHFLLLDEAQDTNPVVEQIFLAQRDHTQLVMVGDSAQAIYQWRGAKDVMTGFDGTQLALSQSFRFGPDLAAEANRWLRLADAPIRLTGTPTVPTELGPVTQPDAVLCRTNVGAMAQVMTLMAAGKRVALAGGGDSLQALALAARDLKEGRRTHHPELILFPCWGDLQDYAAHDPAGRDVQPLVHLVDTHGTDAILTAVAHLTPEPHAQVTVSTAHKAKGREWPRVLIADDFARAHDNNASDQADNTPPPDPIDDAEARLAYVAVTRTRQRLDLGGLSWIHDHPDGTPPR